The Buchnera aphidicola (Chaitophorus sp. 3695) genomic sequence TAATCTTTTTCTGTATATCCCATTTCTTGCATTCTATTTTTTACTGCAGCTCTACCAGAGCGAGATGTTAAATTAAATTTAATGTTTTTTAATCCAATATCTTTTGGAGACATAATTTCATAATTTTTTCTATTTTTTATGATTCCATCTTGATGAATACCAGAAGAGTGAGAAAATGCGTTTGAACCAATAATAGCTTTGTTAATAGGAATAGAAATATTACATATTTTACTAATAATTTTACTGGTTTTATAAATTTTGTGATGTTTTATATTAGTAAAAAAATTTAACATTTTTTTTCTTGTTTTAATAGCCATAATTACTTCTTCTAATGCTGTATTTCCTGCTCTTTCACCTATTCCAGTTATTGTACCTTCGATTTGACGTGCTCCAGATTGAATAGCACAAATAGAATTACCTACTGCCATTCCTAAATCGTTATGACAATGTACTGATATTATTGCTTGGTCAATATTAGGAACGCGTATAAATAGTTCGGAAATGATTTTACTAAATTCATTTGGAATAGTATATCCTACTGTATCTGGAATATTAATTGTTTTGACACCGTTTTTTATAAGTGTTTCTACAATTGCACATAAGTTATCTATAGATGTTCTTCCAGCATCTTCACATGAAAATTCTATATCATCAGTATATTTTTTAGCATATTTAATAGATCTTATAGCCATATCTTTAATTTCTTGAAAATTTTTTTTTAATTTTGATTCTATATGTAGTTTAGATGTTCCTAAAAACAAATGAATTCTGAAATTTTTTAGTTGAGACATGGCTTGTGCAGCAATTTCTATATCTTTATCGATACATCTAGCTAAACTACATATTGTACTATTTTTTATTTTTTTACATATTTCTTGTACAGATTTAAAATCTCCTGGTGAAGATATAGGAAATCCAGCTTCTATAATATCGATATGCATATCTTCTAGAGCTAATGCAATTTCAATTTTTTCTTGAGTATTTAAACTAGATTGAAGCGCTTGTTCCCCATCACGTAAAGTAGTATCAAAAATAATAATTTTTTCTTTCATTTTTTTCTTATATAAAATGTTATATTTATTTATTAAATATATAAAATCTTAAAGTGTAAGAACAATAATTTTTTAATATACTTTTATATTTATATATTAGAATTTTTAATTTTATATTTAAATTAAGAATATAATTTTCTATTTTTTAAATATTTAGGTTGATTTTTTTTTTCATAATTTATAATATTTTTAATATATTTAAATGTTAAATCAATATTATCTAATCCATATAATAATTTTGAACGATAGTTTGGATTAATTTCGAATATATATTCTATTTTTTTTATAATAATTTTTTTTTTTATAAGATTTACTGTACATTTAGTTTTTTTATTTTTTTTAAGAATTAAAATTATTTTTTGAATTTTTTTTTCAGGTAATTTAATTAATAATAAATTATTATTTACTGAATTATTATAAAAAATATCTGAAAATTTAGATGAAATAATTACTTTAAAACCATAATCTAACAAAGCCCATACTGCATGTTCTCTAGATGATCCGCATCCGAAGTTTTTTCCTGTAATTAAAATACTAGATTTTTTATATATTTCATTATTTAATATAAATTTTTTATTAATTTTTTTTTCTTTATTATCTAAAAATTTCCAATTGTAAAAAAGATTTTTTCCAAATCCAATTTTTGTAGTTTTTTTTAAAAATTGTTTAGGTATTATAATGTCTGTATCAATATTAATAATATTTATAGGAACAATTGTTCCAGTATGTATAGTAAATTTTTTCATAGAATATTATTCTCACGATAAATTTTTCTAACGTCTATAAAAAATCCAAATATTGCAGCTGCAGCAGCCATAGAAGGACTCATTAAATGTGTTCTTCCTCCTCTTCCTTGTCTACCTTCAAAATTTCTATTACTAGTAGATGCGCATCTTTCTTTATAATTTAATCTATCTTTATTCATACCTAAACACATTGAGCATCCTGGATTTCTCCATTCAAAACCAGCCTTGATAAAAATTTTATTTAATCCTTCTTTTTCTGCTTGTATTTTAATTGGATTTGATCCTGGAACTATAATAGCTTTTACATTTGAATGTACTTTTTTGTTTACAACAATTTTAGCTACTTCTCTTAAATCTTCAATTCGAGAATTAGTGCATGATCCTATAAATACTGTATTGATAGGTATTTTTTTTAGATAAGAATTTTCTTTGATTCCCATATATTTAAAAGATTTTTTAGCAGTTTTTTTACTACTTTTATCGAAAAAATCATTTATTTTTGGTGTTTTTTCATCAATTGAAATTATTTGATCTAAATTTGTACCCCATGTAATTTGCGGAGCTATAGAAGAAATATCTATATAAAAAATTTTATCAAAATGAGCTTTTTTATCAGATTTTAATGTATTCCAATATTTTATAGATTGATTCCAATTTATTCCTTTAGGTGAGAATTTTTTATTTTTTAAATAATTAAAAGTAATATTATCAGGCTCTATTAATCCAGATTTTGCTCCCATTTCAATGGCCATATTACAAACTGTCATTCTTTCTTCCATAGTAAAATTTTTAATAACTTCACCACAAAATTCAATTACATAACCTGATCCTCCTGATGATCCAATTTTTTTAATAATATATAAAATGATGTCTTTTGCCATAATTCCAGGTTTTCGTATACCATTTACTTCAATTTTCATGTTTTTAAATTGATTTTGTTGTATTGTTTGTGTGGCTAGTACGTGTTCTACTTCTGATGTTCCAATACCAAAAGATAAAGCTCCAAAAGCTCCATTAGTAGATGTATGTGAATCTCCACATACTACTGTCATTCCAGGTAATATCATACCTTGTTCAGGAGCGATTACATGAACAATGCCTTGGTTTTTATGTAATATATCATATAATGGTATATTTTCATTTTTACAATTTTTTATGAGTTGCTTCATTTGTATTTCTGCTGTTTTTCCAGAAGCTGAGATATTTTTTTTTACAGTAGAAACATTATGATCCATTGTAGCAAAAGTTTTATCAGGTCTACGTACTTTTCTATTTTTTATTTTTAATTCATAAAATGCTTGTGGAGATGTGACTTCATGAATTAAGTGTAGATCAATATATATAATAGATTCTTTTTTATTTGTTTGAATCAAATGAGAATCATATATTTTTTGATAAAGAGTTTTTCTCATATTTATAGTTCCTCAATAAATGATTTAACAATTTCGTTACCCATTTTTTCTGTTGTAACAAAATTTTTATTGTGAGAAATATCATGTGTTCTGAATCCTTTTAATAAAGTTTTATGTACTGCAATGTTAATTAAATTTGAAATATGACTTATTTTTAAACTATGTTTAATTAACATAGATAAAGATAAAATTTGTGCAATAGGATTAGCAATATTTTTTCCTTGAATATCTGGAGCAGCTCCTCCTGCTGGTTCATATAATCCAAAATCTTTTGTATTAATACTTGCAGAAGGTAGCATTCCAATAGAACCAGTTAAAATTCCACATTCATCTGAGATTACATCTCCAATTAAATTTGGACACAGAATAACATCGAATTGATTTGGATTCTTAATTATTTGCATAATAGCATTATCAAAATATAAATGAGATAAATGTACTTTAGGATATTTTTTAGAAATTTCGTTAACAGTTTTTCTCCATAATTTTGAAGTATATAAAACGTTTGCTTTATCTATGGAAGTGACTTTACATTTTCTATTTAGAGCTTCTTGGAAAGCTATTTCTGCAATTCTTTGAATTTCATATTTATGATAAATAGAGGTATCTATAGCGTAATGCATATTTTTTTTATTAATTTCTTCAGAAGGCTTTCCAAAATAAATACCTCCAGTAAGTTCTCTAACACATAAAATATCAAATCCATTTTTTATATTATTTTTTTTTAATGGAGATAAATAATTTAATTTTTTATATAACGTAGAAGGTCTTAAATTTGCAAATAAATTAAAGTATTTTCTAATAGGTAATAAAGATGCAATTTCTGGTCTTTTTTGTGGAGGTAATGTGTCCCATTTTGGTCCCCCTACAGAACCTAATAATATAGCATTAGATTTTTTACATCCTATTAAAGTTTTTTTAGGTAAAGCAGTTCCATATTTATCAATAGCAACTCCTCCTATATCATATTCTGAAGTTTTTATATTAATTAGTAATTTTTTTTGAATAATTTCAATAATTTTATAGGTTTCTTGCATAACTTCTGGTCCAATACCATCTCCTGGTAATATTGCTATTTTGTATTTTTTATACATATTTTTTTTCTATATAGTTTAGTGTATGATATTAATATTATTATTTAAATATGATTGATCGTATCATATATATAAATAGTTTCAAACTTTTGAAATATAACTTTTAAAAAATAATTTTATATAAAATTATTTTTTAAATAAAAGAAAATTACTTTGAATATTTTTTTTTTTGAAAATTTTAAAATAAACATTTCAATTTTATATAAAATTTTTTAATATTAAAAATATTTTTACGATATAATCGTTTCTAATAAAAATTTTTTTTAACTAAAGTGTTTTATTTAAAAAAGTAGGTTATATGAGATTATGTGATGAAGATATTAAAAAATGGATTTTTAAAAAAAAATTAATTATTACTCCTATTCCTAATATGAAAAAAATTCATGGAGCTACTATTGATATACGTTTAAGTAATAAATTTAGAATTTTTAAAAAATCTTATAATTCTATTATAGATTTAAAAAAATCTTCTAAAAATATTAAATATGTTTTAGAACAAAATATTAGTGATGAAATTTGTATTGCTAATAATAAATCTTTTATTTTAAAACCAAGAAATTTTGTATTAGCATTAACAATAGAAAAAATTTCAATGCCAAATGATTTAATTGGATGGTTAGATGGCCGTTCTTCTTTGGCTAGATTAGGATTAATGATTCATATGACTTCTCATAGAATTGATCCAGGATGGAATGGAAAAATTGTTTTAGAATTGTTTAATGCAGGAAACTTTATTTTAGCTTTAACTCCAGGGATGTTTATTGCAGCTTTAAGTTTTGAAGTGTTATCTGGTATATGTAGTAAACCTTATAATTATAACAATAGATCTAAATATTTTAATCAAGAAAATATTATTTCTAGTTTAATATATAAAGAATAAAATTAAAGTTATGAATATAAATAAATATTATTTCGAAATTACTTATATAATATTTTTTTTAAAAATACATTAATTTTTGTAGACATATATGGAATAATAGATATTATGATTAATAAAAATAAAAAAATTCTTGTTACTTGTGCGTTACCATATGCTAATGGTCCTATACATATAGGGCATTTATTAGAACATATTCAAGCGGATATTTGGGTTAGATATCATAGAATGAAAGGAAAAGTTGTTTTTTTTATTTGTGCTGATGATTCTCATGGTACTGCTATTATGTTAAAATCTAAATTAATGAATATTTGTCCAGAAGATTTGATAAAAATTATTTTTAAAAAACATTTAAAAGACTTATCAAATTTTAATATTTCTTATGATAATTATTCGCATACTCATAGTAAAGAAAATTTATATTTTTCACAAAAAATATTTTTAATATTAAAAAATAAAGGATATATTAAAGAAAAAAATATTTTTCAATTATATGATCCTATAGAAAATATTTTTTTACCTGATCGATTAGTAAAAGGTCAGTGTCCTAAATGTTTTGTGATTAATCAATATGGTGATCATTGTGAAAACTGTGGATCTGTATATAATGCTCAAGATTTAATTAATCCAAAATCACAGATATCTGGAGTTACTCCTATTTTAAAAGATTCAGTACATTTGTTTTTAAATCTTCCTCATTTTGAAAAAAAATTAAAATTATGGATTAATTCTGGAATTTTAGATATAAATATTAAAAATAAAATAAAAGAATGGTTTAAAAAAGGTTTAAAATTATGGGATATATCTAGAGATGCACCTTATTTTGGTTTTAATATTCCAGGTTATATAAATAAATATTTTTATGTATGGTTAGATGCACCAATATGTTATATTAGTACATTTAAAAAACTTTGTATTAAAAATAAAAGAATTAATTTTAAAGAATTTTGGAAAAATTCTAAAACTACTGATTTATATCATTTTATAGGTAAGGATATAATTTATTTCCATAGTATATTTTGGCCAGCTATTTTAGAAGGAATTAATTTTAGAAAACCAACAAAAATTTTTGTACATGGATATGTTACTTTTAATAAAGAAAAGATGTCTAAATCAAAAAATAAATTAATTAAAGCAAGTACATGGTTAAAATTTTTTGATTCTGATAGTTTAAGATATTATTATGCATCTAAATCTTCATCTTC encodes the following:
- the dcd gene encoding dCTP deaminase; this encodes MRLCDEDIKKWIFKKKLIITPIPNMKKIHGATIDIRLSNKFRIFKKSYNSIIDLKKSSKNIKYVLEQNISDEICIANNKSFILKPRNFVLALTIEKISMPNDLIGWLDGRSSLARLGLMIHMTSHRIDPGWNGKIVLELFNAGNFILALTPGMFIAALSFEVLSGICSKPYNYNNRSKYFNQENIISSLIYKE
- the leuB gene encoding 3-isopropylmalate dehydrogenase, which produces MYKKYKIAILPGDGIGPEVMQETYKIIEIIQKKLLINIKTSEYDIGGVAIDKYGTALPKKTLIGCKKSNAILLGSVGGPKWDTLPPQKRPEIASLLPIRKYFNLFANLRPSTLYKKLNYLSPLKKNNIKNGFDILCVRELTGGIYFGKPSEEINKKNMHYAIDTSIYHKYEIQRIAEIAFQEALNRKCKVTSIDKANVLYTSKLWRKTVNEISKKYPKVHLSHLYFDNAIMQIIKNPNQFDVILCPNLIGDVISDECGILTGSIGMLPSASINTKDFGLYEPAGGAAPDIQGKNIANPIAQILSLSMLIKHSLKISHISNLINIAVHKTLLKGFRTHDISHNKNFVTTEKMGNEIVKSFIEEL
- the leuA gene encoding 2-isopropylmalate synthase, yielding MKEKIIIFDTTLRDGEQALQSSLNTQEKIEIALALEDMHIDIIEAGFPISSPGDFKSVQEICKKIKNSTICSLARCIDKDIEIAAQAMSQLKNFRIHLFLGTSKLHIESKLKKNFQEIKDMAIRSIKYAKKYTDDIEFSCEDAGRTSIDNLCAIVETLIKNGVKTINIPDTVGYTIPNEFSKIISELFIRVPNIDQAIISVHCHNDLGMAVGNSICAIQSGARQIEGTITGIGERAGNTALEEVIMAIKTRKKMLNFFTNIKHHKIYKTSKIISKICNISIPINKAIIGSNAFSHSSGIHQDGIIKNRKNYEIMSPKDIGLKNIKFNLTSRSGRAAVKNRMQEMGYTEKDYNLKTLYKKFLKLADRKGQIFDYDLQMLAFIKNYSKKNLHIILKNISFSSQSLNQINICIQLFYNNIIHKAKIHTKNGIVNGIYKSLQKITKINFLLKKFKIKSIKKNKKIWEKVYIIAKYKNEIFYGKNTSQDIIQAFTQSMIDILNNIIQFNEIKKKIKNN
- the leuD gene encoding 3-isopropylmalate dehydratase small subunit, whose protein sequence is MKKFTIHTGTIVPINIINIDTDIIIPKQFLKKTTKIGFGKNLFYNWKFLDNKEKKINKKFILNNEIYKKSSILITGKNFGCGSSREHAVWALLDYGFKVIISSKFSDIFYNNSVNNNLLLIKLPEKKIQKIILILKKNKKTKCTVNLIKKKIIIKKIEYIFEINPNYRSKLLYGLDNIDLTFKYIKNIINYEKKNQPKYLKNRKLYS
- the metG gene encoding methionine--tRNA ligase; this encodes MINKNKKILVTCALPYANGPIHIGHLLEHIQADIWVRYHRMKGKVVFFICADDSHGTAIMLKSKLMNICPEDLIKIIFKKHLKDLSNFNISYDNYSHTHSKENLYFSQKIFLILKNKGYIKEKNIFQLYDPIENIFLPDRLVKGQCPKCFVINQYGDHCENCGSVYNAQDLINPKSQISGVTPILKDSVHLFLNLPHFEKKLKLWINSGILDINIKNKIKEWFKKGLKLWDISRDAPYFGFNIPGYINKYFYVWLDAPICYISTFKKLCIKNKRINFKEFWKNSKTTDLYHFIGKDIIYFHSIFWPAILEGINFRKPTKIFVHGYVTFNKEKMSKSKNKLIKASTWLKFFDSDSLRYYYASKSSSSVKDIEFNLKEFINRINSDIVNKIVNLASRCSSFINNDFNGLLGNKLLDLDLYSLFLQKNKKIYKLFKYRKYSSIIYIIVRYAEKSNYYINNEKPWNLFKNDKYNIKIQLICTMGINLFRFLITWLKPIMPDLSSRVEKFLNIKLSWESLSTPLLNHKISKFNHLYHRLNHVSSKIFV
- the leuC gene encoding 3-isopropylmalate dehydratase large subunit, translated to MRKTLYQKIYDSHLIQTNKKESIIYIDLHLIHEVTSPQAFYELKIKNRKVRRPDKTFATMDHNVSTVKKNISASGKTAEIQMKQLIKNCKNENIPLYDILHKNQGIVHVIAPEQGMILPGMTVVCGDSHTSTNGAFGALSFGIGTSEVEHVLATQTIQQNQFKNMKIEVNGIRKPGIMAKDIILYIIKKIGSSGGSGYVIEFCGEVIKNFTMEERMTVCNMAIEMGAKSGLIEPDNITFNYLKNKKFSPKGINWNQSIKYWNTLKSDKKAHFDKIFYIDISSIAPQITWGTNLDQIISIDEKTPKINDFFDKSSKKTAKKSFKYMGIKENSYLKKIPINTVFIGSCTNSRIEDLREVAKIVVNKKVHSNVKAIIVPGSNPIKIQAEKEGLNKIFIKAGFEWRNPGCSMCLGMNKDRLNYKERCASTSNRNFEGRQGRGGRTHLMSPSMAAAAAIFGFFIDVRKIYRENNIL